GCTCGTCCCTTATTTTTTGAGCTAACGCCAATGCAAAACCGCCACCGGAAGAATCGCCCATAATAATCAGATCGTTAGTATCAACAGCAGAAAGCAATTGCCGGTAAAGGTCAAGTACCATAGCGAAGGAGTCTGTATAGGTATAAGCTGGAGCCAACGGATAATCCGGCACCGTAATAGTACAGTTTACGGCGTTGACTAAGGCAGCTAGAAAATACCAATGAAACCTGACAAAACTCTGGATATAGGCACCCCCATGTAAATAAAGGATATGTTTGCTACTGCTTTTCCCTTTGGGTTGTAACCTAAATACATTCCGGCCTTTCACTTGAAATCGGTACACCTGACAAGTCTTGGAAAGGCTAACCGGCGGTTCTGGGCAACTAAATAAGTCAAATCTCCTACTGGCCAGTTGTCTTTTAAGCAGCTTCTTTTTATTGATCATCTGGAGGAGTATTGTAAATAATTTACTCTGGGAACTTGCCAATAGGAATGGTTTAATAATTGCAGAATTAAAAGAACAGCTGACTTCAGCCAATGAAGTTACCGTTTATTTACTGGTTAACTCCGGCAGATGGTTGTTAATCCTGGAAAAGGAATTCCTCAACTATGATAGAGGCAATTAGCAATACCAATGACTTTTGGCTACGTCTGGATAACGCGGCCAAAATTTACCCTGCTGTAAAAGACAAGGAGCTGACATCTGTTTTCAGAATAGCCGTTGAGTTAAAAGAAAGAATAAAAGCCAAACCATTTTTAGAAGCCGTGCAGGCTATTGAAGAACGGTTTCCCTATTATAAAGTCACCTTGAAAGCAGGCTTTTTCTGGTACTACCTTCAACCACATTCATTACCTATAGCTGTAAAGCCTGACCATACCCTACCCTGTCGTGCTTTCGGTAAGCGCGAACCCATGTTCCGGGTATTGGTAAAAGATAACAAGATCAGTGTTGAGTTCTCTCATATTCTAACAGATGGAACAGGGGCTTTAGAATTTTTGAAAACATTGTTGATTACTTACTTTGAAAAATGCGGTTTGCACTTTTCAACAGCGCTTTCCTTTTTTCATCCAGAAGAAACACCATCAGCAGAAGAATACGAAGACGCCTATAATAAGTATTTTAAAAAGATAGATGCCCACCCGGTAAAAGGACCAAGGGCATTCCATGTGCCGTTTCCCCTAAAACGCACCCCCCGGTTTGAAGTATTGTCTGCTGTGGTACCAATGGAAGCTATTACCCAAAAAGCAAAAGCCTATCAGGTAAGCCTGACCGAATACCTGACAGCTGTTTACCTGCATTCACTCCAGCAAATTTTTAATCAACTACCAACTTTCAAAAAACGAACAAGCCATAAAATACTGCGCATTGAGGTGCCGGTTAATTTAAGAAAGCTATTTCCTTCCCGTACTATGAGAAACTTTTCACTTTATGTACTCCCCGGAATTGATCTGCGTCTAGGGCAGTACACATTTGAAGAGATTATAAAAACAGTTTATCATCAAATGCAGCTGGAGACAGATAAAAAACTGATTAGCAAAATGATCTCAAAAAACGTAGGTGGCGAAAAAAGCCAGTTTCTTAGACGTGTACCACTTTGGATCAAATCGTTCATCTTATCAAAGTTATATGCGCGGGGAACACAGCAATACAGTGGGGTCATCACCAATCTAGGGAAAATAAATTTGGGTCCTGACATCAATAGCCTGATCCATAAATTCATTTTCATTCCCCCGCCACCTAATCAGATAATAAAAGTCAATTGTGGGATTGCAGGGTTTGACAATCAACTTGTATTGACTTTTGGAAATATCACTCAATCAAAAGAACTGGAAAGACAGTTTCTGACATTTTTAACTGCACAGGGCATACCTGTTAGCATTATTAAATAAAAGAGTTGATTAGCTATGATTTGCAAAAACTGCGGTGTACAGCTGGAAGAGACAATGCAAACCTGCCCATTATGTGGAGAGTCTGCTATTGGCGAAAAGCCAAGCACTAGCACATTCTCCCTTTCGTATGGCAAGCGCCATCCTTCACATCTTGCAGCTGTACAGATGAGCCCGCCTCAGAAAAAATTTACCTGGGAAATTGTGTCGATCATTTTACTTTCCGGTGCCTTAACCACTTTTGTTGTTGACTTTATTCTCAACCGGCGCATTACCTGGTCGGAATATCCGCTGGCCATTTGCCTGACCATCTTTTGTTATTTGTCTTTGTTTGCCTTCTGGAATCAACCTACCTTACTTAAAATGACCGGCGGGTTGCTATTGGCTTCTTTATGTCTCGTAATTCTGGATGCCGTTACAGGAGGTCTTCACTGGTCTGTTCGGTTAGGGATACCGTTACTCCTAATAAGTAACCTGATCGCTAGCGCTTTGATTGTTATTACCCGCCGATCCAGATACAAAGGCATTAACCTGATTGCCTATATTTTTTTGGGAGTCGCCCTGATATGTATAGCTATAGAGGGCGTTTTGTCCTTCTTTGAAATGGGATGGGCTCAATGGCACTGGAGTGTGATTGTGGCTGCCTGCATCATACCGGTGGTTGGTGTGCTACTTTTTGTACACTTTCGATTAAAAGAAGGACGCAGCCTCGAAAAAACGTTTCATGTCTAACAGAATTGTTGGTATTTAATTAGGGCGCTTCCTTTGGGTAATTGAAATGCAATCATAAAGCTGCAACCTGCTTGTATAATCTCTTTTACCCTTATAAAGAGTGCACTGCTTTTTCGCTCTGCACATTTCGCACTGTGACTTCTACTGCACCTAGCCACTGCGGGCAATAAAGCCTACAATGTTCAGAGCCTGTAGTATAGGCAATATCATTAAGCATCTTTTATAAGGATAAGGAAAACCTGACCTTAAACTCGAGATATCTATTATTATCAGTAGTAAGTAGTACTTTTTACAGCGGTGGCGGTTGCTGTTAAAAGTACAATTTCATAGCAACTGCATAACCGGATTGATATACTACCATTGTTGGCATCTTGGGTAAAAAGCTGCCCTTGAGACATACTATTCTTTACGTTTCATACATTCTATTTTATATAGCAAAACCAATCTCAATAGCAGATTGCTGATACTTCATTTGCAACAACCATCGTCTATACGCTAACAAAAAATACCAGTGTTTACATAAATCATTACCCTGCTTGAAATCTTCTTGTTAGATATTGTTCAAATTGCTGTTGAAAAAAGAAATGTTTGCTACTGGTTTCAAATAAAGATTCCATATTCACTATAGGTAATACACCCGAAGTAACTACTGCAACAAACTTTGGGTTAGCCATAATCCATTCGTTTTTTAACGAATGAGTCTTAGCAAATGAAATCAGTATTTCCGCTTTGAAATGATGAGGAAGATCAGCTGTCCTGTTACTTATTTGATTCAGGTCCTCGATTAGATCGGGGTATTTGTTTATATCAAATTCATCAAAGTCTTTAATGAAGTTTTTTGAGTATTTAAGCATTATATATTTTTTAAGAAATTATGTATTGAAAGTTTTTATATCCTTATTAGAATTGAAGTAGACTGAACCAAAAATTTCGCCTAGAAGCAGATTCGCCAGCACTTACACATTCGCAGTAATATTTTTTACCAATTTCTGCTTCACATCGTGCATCTATTCCCTGTTCAAGTAAAAAACTAAGCCTCTGCCATCCGCTGTTTCTCGGTGTGG
This genomic interval from Flavisolibacter tropicus contains the following:
- a CDS encoding alpha/beta hydrolase fold domain-containing protein — protein: MASSQSKLFTILLQMINKKKLLKRQLASRRFDLFSCPEPPVSLSKTCQVYRFQVKGRNVFRLQPKGKSSSKHILYLHGGAYIQSFVRFHWYFLAALVNAVNCTITVPDYPLAPAYTYTDSFAMVLDLYRQLLSAVDTNDLIIMGDSSGGGFALALAQKIRDEHIPQASQIILLSPWLDITLSNPDINDLDPVDPFLEKESLQQAGKLYAGDTNPDHYLLSPINGDIEHLGKMTVFAGSKEILVADARKLKSLADSKGVDLTYFEYADMFHAWMLLRFPEAKKARQQIIDLIGRS
- a CDS encoding DUF6320 domain-containing protein → MICKNCGVQLEETMQTCPLCGESAIGEKPSTSTFSLSYGKRHPSHLAAVQMSPPQKKFTWEIVSIILLSGALTTFVVDFILNRRITWSEYPLAICLTIFCYLSLFAFWNQPTLLKMTGGLLLASLCLVILDAVTGGLHWSVRLGIPLLLISNLIASALIVITRRSRYKGINLIAYIFLGVALICIAIEGVLSFFEMGWAQWHWSVIVAACIIPVVGVLLFVHFRLKEGRSLEKTFHV